One Phocaeicola dorei genomic region harbors:
- a CDS encoding pectinesterase family protein: MKIKMLMAFVALLLFSAFTADHTITIFMIGDSTMANKSLEGGNQERGWGHVLGGYFSENIRVENHARNGRSSKSFIDEGLWEVVINKVKPGDYVFIQFGHNDEKVDEKRHTDPGSTFDANLRRFVKETRAKGGIPVLFNAIVRRNFRNNKNAVAEDDVRKDLSKGGVSQDGEVLIDTHGKYLDSPRNVAKELDVPFVDMNKITHDLVQRMGPEASKKLFMWIPEGVCAACPKGREDNTHLNVYGARTIAGLTVDAIAKEVPVLGPFIRHYDFVVAKDGSGDFFTIQEAIHAVPDFRKAGRTTILVRKGVYKEKVVIPESKISISLIGEDGAILTNDDFASKKNCFGEEMSTSGSSTCYIYAPDFYAENITFENSAGRVGQAVACFVSGDRAYFKNCRFLGNQDTLYTYGKDSRQFYDHCYIEGTVDFIFGWSTALFKDCTIHSLGDGYVTAPSTDQGKKYGYVFIGCKLTGVVEAQKVYLSRPWRPYAQAVFIHCDLGKHILPVGWNNWGKKENEETVFYAEYQNTGEGAATASRASFGKQLNDISNYNEAQILAGDDGWNPVENGNVLLQNLKR; this comes from the coding sequence ATGAAAATTAAGATGTTGATGGCATTTGTTGCCTTGTTGTTATTTTCTGCTTTTACGGCAGACCACACAATTACTATCTTTATGATAGGTGACTCGACTATGGCCAACAAATCCTTAGAGGGAGGTAATCAGGAACGTGGATGGGGCCATGTGCTGGGAGGATATTTCAGTGAAAATATTCGTGTGGAAAACCATGCTAGAAATGGTCGGAGTTCTAAAAGTTTTATTGATGAAGGATTATGGGAGGTAGTAATTAATAAAGTAAAGCCGGGTGATTATGTTTTTATTCAGTTTGGGCATAATGATGAGAAGGTAGATGAGAAACGTCATACTGATCCCGGATCTACTTTTGATGCCAATCTACGCCGTTTTGTAAAAGAAACACGTGCCAAAGGAGGAATTCCCGTTTTGTTCAATGCTATAGTTCGCCGTAATTTTCGGAATAATAAAAATGCGGTGGCCGAAGATGATGTGCGCAAGGATTTGTCAAAGGGGGGTGTTTCTCAAGATGGAGAAGTGCTGATTGACACTCATGGAAAATATTTGGATTCTCCGCGCAATGTGGCAAAAGAATTGGATGTGCCTTTTGTGGATATGAATAAGATAACGCATGATTTGGTGCAGAGAATGGGGCCGGAGGCCTCAAAAAAATTGTTCATGTGGATTCCTGAAGGCGTGTGTGCAGCTTGTCCGAAAGGCCGTGAGGATAATACGCACCTGAATGTATATGGGGCGCGTACTATTGCAGGTTTGACAGTGGATGCTATAGCTAAAGAGGTTCCTGTATTGGGGCCTTTTATACGTCATTATGATTTTGTTGTGGCAAAAGATGGCAGTGGTGATTTCTTTACCATTCAGGAAGCGATCCATGCTGTTCCCGATTTTCGTAAAGCAGGACGCACTACTATTCTAGTCCGTAAAGGGGTATATAAAGAGAAAGTGGTTATTCCTGAAAGTAAGATTAGTATTTCTTTGATAGGTGAGGACGGAGCAATTCTGACAAATGATGATTTTGCTTCTAAAAAGAACTGTTTCGGAGAAGAAATGTCTACCTCCGGTTCGTCAACCTGTTATATCTATGCTCCCGATTTCTATGCTGAGAATATCACCTTCGAGAATAGTGCCGGCAGAGTAGGGCAGGCAGTGGCCTGTTTTGTTAGTGGAGATCGCGCTTATTTCAAAAACTGTCGTTTTTTGGGAAATCAGGATACTTTGTATACTTATGGCAAAGACAGTCGTCAGTTCTATGACCATTGTTATATAGAGGGTACGGTGGATTTTATTTTTGGCTGGTCTACGGCATTGTTTAAGGATTGCACCATCCATAGCTTGGGTGATGGTTATGTTACCGCTCCTTCTACAGATCAAGGCAAGAAATATGGTTATGTTTTTATTGGCTGTAAATTGACGGGTGTGGTTGAGGCTCAGAAGGTGTATTTGTCCCGTCCTTGGCGTCCTTATGCACAGGCTGTCTTTATTCATTGTGATTTAGGAAAGCATATTCTTCCGGTGGGGTGGAACAACTGGGGCAAAAAAGAAAATGAGGAAACCGTATTCTATGCTGAATATCAGAATACAGGAGAAGGGGCGGCTACCGCTTCGCGTGCTTCGTTTGGAAAGCAACTGAACGATATCAGTAATTATAATGAAGCACAGATTTTGGCAGGTGATGACGGATGGAATCCTGTGGAAAATGGAAATGTATTGTTGCAGAATTTAAAGAGATAA
- a CDS encoding alpha/beta hydrolase family protein, with protein MRKIIGFRTLCVSLGIWVGTLVVSAQGEFKALPWRQSTAYNSYLMRDVHRQFADRQFAIQKAFASPAGMQKYLEGCRERYKQIVGTFPEKGSLNAQVVGKVQGTGYHIEKIIFESKPGRYVTAHLYMPENTTVPVPATLELCGHGLNGKGPSSHAAMLMASNGIAVLVVDPIGQGERLQIIDREGKPLTRGATTEHTLLNAGFNLLGTSLAAQEYWDNHRALDYLLTRKDIDPEHIGVYGSSGGGTQTAYYIGLDPRVKVAVICSFFSTRERTMELQGPSDGCQHIPYEGREQLEVPDFALMMAPRPLLILSGKYDFVDLWGAQQGFAELQQCYKVLGVPEKVDMLTVETGHGLGAEKRQKLVSWFKRWLKDNQSPVKKAAQDRFQLSDMLCTTKGQVNVSMPGALSIMQENVNQLDEWASKRETFLSKGKKTVQTKMLDLLGLKGLPDHKIRIEATGHDSMREYEQYKFQLIREGEMPVPCILIMPSRANADSPIELRLQEEGKGTYLSEYANFAAALTEGKILLLADLRGLGETTDPAFYTDAKYWNREYRNAMISMHIGRPIMGQRVVDILTLLDFCSEHELLKGHPVKVFANGIYGPAVIHAAYLDERINSVEITHSVKTWKEYIEKPMQWDMYSNVLYGALKYYDLPDLIRLSNRPIRFAD; from the coding sequence ATGAGAAAAATCATCGGTTTTCGCACTTTGTGCGTAAGTTTGGGAATATGGGTGGGGACTTTGGTGGTATCTGCTCAAGGTGAGTTTAAGGCATTACCTTGGAGGCAAAGTACCGCTTATAATTCTTATCTGATGCGTGATGTGCATCGGCAGTTTGCCGACCGGCAGTTTGCCATTCAAAAAGCGTTTGCTTCTCCTGCCGGGATGCAGAAGTATCTGGAGGGTTGCCGTGAACGATATAAACAAATAGTAGGTACTTTTCCTGAAAAAGGGAGTTTAAATGCTCAGGTGGTAGGGAAGGTACAAGGTACGGGTTATCATATAGAGAAAATAATTTTTGAAAGCAAGCCCGGCCGCTATGTCACAGCACATCTTTATATGCCAGAGAACACGACTGTTCCTGTTCCGGCGACATTGGAACTTTGCGGACATGGATTGAATGGCAAAGGTCCTTCGTCTCATGCCGCTATGTTGATGGCATCCAATGGTATTGCTGTGCTGGTGGTAGATCCCATAGGCCAGGGAGAACGGTTGCAAATTATTGATAGGGAAGGAAAGCCGCTGACACGGGGGGCTACTACGGAACATACCTTACTGAATGCGGGCTTTAACTTGCTTGGTACTAGTTTGGCAGCACAGGAATATTGGGATAATCATCGGGCTTTGGACTATTTACTGACCCGTAAGGATATTGATCCGGAGCATATCGGAGTATATGGATCTTCTGGCGGTGGCACTCAGACCGCTTATTATATAGGTTTGGATCCCCGTGTAAAGGTAGCGGTTATTTGTAGTTTCTTTTCTACCCGAGAACGTACTATGGAGTTGCAAGGTCCTTCCGATGGTTGCCAACATATACCATACGAAGGGCGTGAACAACTGGAGGTACCTGATTTTGCTTTAATGATGGCTCCACGGCCTTTATTGATTTTAAGCGGTAAATATGATTTTGTCGATTTATGGGGTGCGCAACAAGGATTTGCTGAATTACAACAGTGCTATAAAGTATTGGGAGTTCCCGAAAAGGTGGATATGCTGACAGTAGAAACCGGTCATGGACTTGGAGCTGAAAAAAGGCAAAAGTTGGTCAGTTGGTTCAAGCGTTGGTTGAAAGATAATCAATCTCCGGTGAAGAAAGCGGCACAAGACCGTTTCCAGTTGTCAGATATGCTTTGTACGACTAAAGGACAGGTGAATGTATCTATGCCTGGAGCACTCAGTATTATGCAGGAAAATGTGAATCAGCTGGATGAGTGGGCTTCCAAGCGTGAGACGTTTCTTTCGAAAGGAAAGAAAACTGTTCAAACAAAGATGCTGGATTTGTTAGGTCTTAAAGGTCTTCCTGACCATAAAATAAGAATTGAGGCAACCGGACATGATTCAATGCGTGAATATGAACAATATAAGTTTCAGCTCATAAGGGAAGGGGAGATGCCTGTTCCTTGTATTCTTATCATGCCGTCCAGAGCGAATGCTGATTCTCCTATTGAGTTAAGGTTGCAGGAAGAGGGGAAAGGAACTTATTTGAGTGAATATGCGAATTTTGCTGCTGCCTTGACGGAAGGAAAAATTTTGTTGTTGGCAGACTTGCGCGGATTGGGGGAAACAACAGATCCTGCATTTTATACGGATGCTAAATATTGGAACCGTGAATATCGTAATGCAATGATCAGTATGCATATAGGGCGTCCTATTATGGGACAACGGGTAGTCGATATCCTGACTTTGCTTGATTTTTGTTCAGAACATGAACTTTTGAAAGGACATCCCGTCAAAGTATTTGCCAATGGTATTTATGGTCCAGCTGTAATTCATGCTGCTTATTTGGATGAAAGAATCAACAGTGTGGAGATAACACATAGTGTGAAGACTTGGAAGGAATACATTGAGAAGCCTATGCAGTGGGATATGTATTCTAATGTGTTGTATGGTGCTTTGAAATATTATGATTTACCGGATTTGATAAGGTTAAGCAATCGTCCCATCCGTTTTGCAGATTAA
- a CDS encoding cupin domain-containing protein — protein MNRKVRTALYACALMAPLILQSCNAQSEKKESDKECTEETNKNTEKKVMKTGSENFIFAEGKEWEPAGEGVVRQIMGYNDDIMVVKVKFEKGAVGAVHHHIHSQVTYVESGKFEFTINGVKKIVSAGDCLYKEPDAVHGCVCLEPGMLIDCFSPMRADFLEKK, from the coding sequence ATGAATCGTAAAGTAAGAACCGCATTGTATGCTTGTGCCCTGATGGCACCACTAATATTGCAGAGCTGCAATGCACAAAGTGAAAAAAAAGAGAGCGACAAAGAGTGTACTGAAGAAACAAACAAAAACACTGAAAAAAAGGTTATGAAAACAGGTAGTGAAAACTTCATTTTTGCAGAAGGCAAAGAATGGGAACCTGCAGGCGAAGGTGTAGTGCGCCAAATCATGGGTTACAATGATGACATCATGGTTGTTAAAGTAAAATTTGAAAAGGGAGCTGTAGGAGCTGTTCACCATCATATCCATTCACAAGTGACTTATGTAGAAAGTGGAAAATTTGAGTTCACCATCAATGGTGTGAAAAAAATTGTATCGGCCGGTGACTGTCTGTATAAGGAACCAGATGCAGTGCATGGTTGTGTATGCCTGGAGCCGGGTATGCTGATAGATTGTTTCAGCCCGATGCGTGCTGATTTCCTGGAAAAGAAATAG
- a CDS encoding pectate lyase: MKSTLKKRWGRIALCLCMANFACAGMAQTNKKLDDQVINTMKTATQFMMDKVSYNGGFVWNYLPDMSRSWGEMEAKRTMVWIQPPGTPSVGHLLLDAYHATGDEYYYEAAQKVANTLIWGQLECGGWNYVFDFAGENSLKSWYDTVGKNGWRLEEFQHYYGNATYDDAGTMEAAKFLLRMYVEKNDPAFRPALEKTIDFVLKSQYPVGGWPQRYPLMYDHPFQGKKDYSSFITLNDDVIPDATEFLIQCYQAMGLQGVKEPIMRAMYLMISLQQGEPYAGWADQYTVDDLKPAHARSYEPRSVNTGTTVRLINLMMDYYKLTADTRFLSGIPAAIRFLDSMKLPESDVKKWKRQSTNPEAILVPRFVDPDTGKPLYVHRKGSNVKNGTYYIDQNIENTIAHYNSATFVNPGELRRRYEEVKKLPVSELAKNSPLLQDHLVPLPKYYTRLRGKATEEVARKLVQSLTKDGCWLSPLKSTSNPYKPYTVSGSSEETKYIATFVGDEHDTSPYPCTTGELCISVGDYIDNMIKLISYLEK, encoded by the coding sequence ATGAAAAGCACATTAAAGAAGAGATGGGGAAGAATTGCCCTTTGCTTGTGTATGGCAAATTTTGCTTGCGCAGGTATGGCTCAAACTAATAAAAAGTTAGATGACCAAGTGATAAATACAATGAAAACCGCCACTCAGTTTATGATGGATAAAGTGAGTTATAATGGTGGTTTTGTATGGAATTATTTGCCGGATATGTCCCGCTCATGGGGAGAGATGGAAGCCAAGAGGACAATGGTTTGGATTCAGCCACCGGGAACTCCTTCTGTCGGTCATTTGTTGCTTGACGCTTATCATGCTACAGGAGATGAGTACTATTATGAAGCTGCCCAAAAAGTGGCTAACACTTTGATTTGGGGGCAGCTTGAATGTGGAGGATGGAATTATGTATTTGATTTTGCAGGAGAGAACTCGTTAAAGTCCTGGTATGATACCGTTGGTAAAAATGGCTGGCGTCTGGAGGAATTTCAACATTATTATGGAAATGCGACTTATGATGATGCGGGTACTATGGAGGCTGCTAAATTTCTACTTCGTATGTATGTGGAAAAAAATGATCCTGCTTTCCGTCCGGCTTTGGAGAAAACCATTGATTTTGTTTTGAAAAGTCAATATCCGGTGGGTGGATGGCCTCAACGTTATCCTTTGATGTATGATCACCCTTTTCAAGGTAAGAAAGATTATTCGTCTTTTATTACTCTGAATGATGATGTGATTCCTGATGCGACCGAGTTTTTGATTCAATGCTATCAAGCAATGGGGTTGCAAGGGGTAAAGGAGCCTATTATGCGTGCTATGTACTTGATGATTTCTCTTCAACAAGGGGAACCTTATGCAGGCTGGGCGGACCAATATACAGTAGATGATTTGAAACCGGCTCATGCCCGTTCTTATGAACCGCGCAGTGTGAATACCGGTACTACCGTCCGTCTTATCAATTTAATGATGGATTACTATAAACTTACAGCTGATACTCGTTTCCTGTCGGGGATTCCTGCTGCAATTCGTTTTTTGGACTCAATGAAATTACCGGAATCGGATGTGAAGAAATGGAAGCGTCAGTCTACTAATCCGGAAGCTATTTTGGTTCCTCGTTTTGTTGATCCTGATACAGGTAAACCACTGTATGTCCATCGTAAGGGAAGTAATGTGAAAAATGGAACGTATTATATTGATCAGAATATAGAAAATACAATAGCTCATTATAATTCGGCAACTTTTGTGAATCCTGGTGAACTGCGTCGCCGTTATGAGGAAGTGAAGAAACTTCCTGTATCCGAGTTGGCGAAGAATTCACCTTTGCTACAGGATCATTTGGTTCCTTTACCTAAATATTATACTCGTTTACGTGGAAAAGCTACGGAAGAAGTTGCCCGGAAATTGGTGCAATCACTGACTAAGGACGGTTGCTGGCTCTCTCCTTTAAAGTCAACCTCGAACCCGTATAAGCCATATACTGTTTCAGGATCTAGTGAGGAAACGAAATATATAGCTACTTTTGTAGGGGACGAGCACGATACATCACCTTATCCGTGTACTACCGGAGAATTGTGCATCTCTGTAGGGGATTATATTGATAATATGATAAAATTAATTAGTTACCTTGAAAAGTAA
- a CDS encoding dienelactone hydrolase family protein, whose protein sequence is MKNAVICLLLFGICLTVSAQEKVETVSMRYETQNDMPLFYQKLKESLTYPMAWGNSSIRNFEKWREEARKVLLDCMQPAPPVAAFDKEVIDIERREGYTVEKILFNVSKYSRVPAYLLVPEGKGPFPAVLLLHDHGAHFSIGKEKMVRPFGVEASVTANADDWAERCYDKQYVGDYLASHGYVVLAVDALFWGERGRKEGVRYDSQQALAANMLQMGMSWGALIVWDDIRSAEFLATLPMVSKDRIGTMGFSMGAHRAWMISAATDVVKAGAAVCWMNTTDSLMTLTNNQNKGGSAYSMIIPGIRNWMDYPHVASIACPKPMLFINGLRDKLFPVKGVESAFSTMQDVWKGQSVENLLTIKFYDLPHFCSKEIQADILEFFNQNLK, encoded by the coding sequence ATGAAGAATGCTGTAATTTGTTTATTGTTGTTCGGGATATGTCTGACGGTTTCTGCTCAAGAAAAGGTGGAAACCGTCTCTATGCGTTATGAAACGCAGAATGATATGCCGCTGTTTTATCAGAAGCTGAAAGAAAGTCTGACTTATCCTATGGCATGGGGGAACTCTTCTATCCGAAATTTTGAAAAATGGCGTGAAGAGGCTAGAAAAGTTTTGTTGGATTGTATGCAGCCTGCTCCTCCTGTAGCGGCTTTTGATAAAGAAGTGATAGATATTGAGCGGAGGGAAGGGTATACAGTGGAAAAAATTCTGTTTAATGTTTCGAAATATTCCCGTGTTCCCGCTTATCTGTTGGTCCCTGAGGGGAAGGGACCATTTCCTGCAGTGTTATTACTTCACGACCATGGGGCCCATTTCTCAATAGGGAAAGAGAAGATGGTACGTCCGTTCGGTGTGGAGGCATCTGTGACAGCCAATGCGGATGATTGGGCGGAAAGATGTTATGATAAACAGTATGTGGGTGATTATCTGGCAAGCCATGGATATGTAGTGCTTGCTGTGGATGCCTTGTTTTGGGGGGAACGGGGACGTAAGGAAGGAGTGCGCTATGACTCACAGCAAGCGTTGGCTGCCAATATGCTACAGATGGGAATGTCATGGGGGGCCTTGATTGTTTGGGATGATATCCGTAGTGCTGAGTTTTTGGCTACATTGCCTATGGTCAGTAAAGATAGAATAGGTACTATGGGCTTTTCTATGGGAGCACATCGTGCTTGGATGATCAGTGCCGCTACAGATGTGGTGAAGGCAGGCGCTGCTGTGTGCTGGATGAATACTACAGATAGCTTAATGACACTTACCAATAATCAGAACAAAGGCGGGTCTGCTTATTCCATGATTATTCCCGGAATACGGAATTGGATGGATTATCCTCATGTGGCATCTATCGCCTGTCCCAAACCGATGTTGTTCATCAATGGTTTGCGGGACAAACTTTTTCCTGTAAAGGGCGTTGAAAGCGCTTTCTCTACCATGCAGGATGTATGGAAGGGTCAATCGGTAGAAAATCTATTGACTATCAAGTTCTATGATTTGCCTCATTTTTGCAGTAAGGAGATACAGGCTGATATACTTGAGTTCTTTAATCAAAATTTAAAATAG